A segment of the Flavobacterium azooxidireducens genome:
AGCAATTTTAGAAGGCAAAATAAAGTATAACGCTGAAGACTACACTAAAATTGATCAAAAAAACAAACTCCTAACCTTATATAATAAAGCCGAACTTTATTATCAAGACATTGAAATAAAAGCAGGAATTATTGTAATGAATTATGAAAAAGATGAAATTTATGCCGGAAGAATAAAAGATTCAACAGGAACTTATACGCAATTACCTGTTTTTAAACAAGGTTCAAATGTAGTAGAACCTGATTCTATTCGGTTTAACACCAAAACAAAAAAAGCATTGATTTGGAATTCCAGAACCGATCAAGGCGAATTTCGTGTAAAAGCAGAAATTACCAAAAAAGAAAATGATTCTGTTTATTTTCTAAAGAAAGCTCGCTTTACAACCTCTGAAGATATTGAAAATCCTGAATATTATTTTCAAACTAACAAAATCAAACTTGTTCCAAAGCAAAAAGTTGTGACAGGATTAACCAATATGGTTATTGCCGATGTACCTACTCCTATTGCTATTCCTTTTGCTTTTTTTCCGATGACGGATACCAGTCAGTCCGGTTTAATTATACCCACCTTTCAGGACACTCGCAGACAAGGTTATTCACTTCAAAATGGAGGCTATTATTTGGCTTTGAGTGATTATTATGATTTATCAGTCATGGGCGATTATTACACAAATGGTAGTTGGGCTCTTCGTTTTGAATCATCGTATGCGTGGATGTATAAGTTTAGAGGAAATTTTAATATTCGATTTGAAAATCAAATTCAAAGTGAAAGAGGTTTTCCTGATTATACTAAATCACGAATTTATAATATTCAATGGTCGCATTCACAAGATGCTAAGTCAAATCCGTCTTCACGATTTTCTGCATCGGTGAATTTAGGAAGCAGTACTTATTTTCAACAATCACTAAATCAAGTAAATGTAGGCTCTACATTAAATAACAACTTGAGCTCCTCGATATCCTATTCAAAGACTTTTAATTCTGTGCCACAAGTAAATATGTCGGTAACAGCTACACACAATCAAAACTCAAGAACACAAGAAATTAATATGACTTTGCCAACACTTCAATTAAGTGTAGACAGAATATTTCCGTTTGCTCCAAAAGAAGGTATAAAAAAAGGATTCTTTAAAAATATAAATTTACAATACAATTTAAGAGGAGAAAACAGAATCAGAACCAACGATTCATTATTTTTTAAGTCTGAAATGTTTAGAGATGCCAACACAGGCTTTCAACACTCCATTCCATTGAGCACTAACTTTAAAGTTTTTAACTATTTTAGCGTTTCAACAAGTGCCAATTATAACGAAGTTTGGTATTTAAAAACGCTTAACAGAAGTTTTGACTCTGATATCAATAAAGTTGTAACCAATGATGTAAACGGTTTTGATGCTTTTAGAACCTACAATTTTTCTTCAAGTG
Coding sequences within it:
- a CDS encoding putative LPS assembly protein LptD: MALQKSSHNFTKIALKPLRTNLFHIVLSAFFLTIGIHKNYGQDLPNKSLRIEAEKAPDSLLISKENFIETKDTTKKDTVVKTEKKAILEGKIKYNAEDYTKIDQKNKLLTLYNKAELYYQDIEIKAGIIVMNYEKDEIYAGRIKDSTGTYTQLPVFKQGSNVVEPDSIRFNTKTKKALIWNSRTDQGEFRVKAEITKKENDSVYFLKKARFTTSEDIENPEYYFQTNKIKLVPKQKVVTGLTNMVIADVPTPIAIPFAFFPMTDTSQSGLIIPTFQDTRRQGYSLQNGGYYLALSDYYDLSVMGDYYTNGSWALRFESSYAWMYKFRGNFNIRFENQIQSERGFPDYTKSRIYNIQWSHSQDAKSNPSSRFSASVNLGSSTYFQQSLNQVNVGSTLNNNLSSSISYSKTFNSVPQVNMSVTATHNQNSRTQEINMTLPTLQLSVDRIFPFAPKEGIKKGFFKNINLQYNLRGENRIRTNDSLFFKSEMFRDANTGFQHSIPLSTNFKVFNYFSVSTSANYNEVWYLKTLNRSFDSDINKVVTNDVNGFDAFRTYNFSSSVGTTIYGTFNFGEEKKIQAIRHVMRPSVSHSYTPSFEQYYDTYALDGSGRMAEYTRFEGGIFGAPSNNYANNLGFNLSNTFEAKMTDKDSTKVEPKKVMLLNQLNFSTSYNMAADSLRWAPVRMSGGTALFENKMNVNFGATLDPYAINAAGRRVNTWNIDNGGSLFRMTSANMTINYSLSSEGNKSNNENSQGARNGGREDDLFGTNTNLGDRRESQFGNDDKNDSEEPTEFYNAKLPWDLTFAYSLTYGNNNREKKIIGNSVMISGNLDITPRWKMGVSSGYDFVQKGVTFTQLRFERDLLSWRMDFNWAPFGDYASWGFFIGIKSSVLSDIKWDKRSLPDRQLR